The Gemmatimonas phototrophica region AGTCGCTGGGCGCGCGCGTACACAAGGTCGCGCTGGACGGGAATCTGGCCCACGATCTGGAGGCAATGGACCGCCGGCACGTGCAGAACGTGGATCTCGTGTTCGTGTGCAACCCCAACAACCCCACGGGGACGCTGACCGATGCGACGAAGCTGCGCTCGTTCGTGAGCAATGCCTCGCGCAAGTCGGTGGTGCTGGTGGATGAAGCGTACCACGACTTCGTGACCGACCCGGGGTACACGAGCATGATCGATCTGGTGAAGGCGGGCGAGAATGTCATTATCTCGCGCACCGCGTCCAAGATTCACGGGCTCGCCGGGCTGCGTACCGGTTTTGCGATTGCACGCCCGGACATCATTGCGCGCCTGCAGCCCTGCGTGACGAGCTTTCCGGGTGTGTTTGGTGCCCGCGCAGCGGCAGCGTCACTGCAGGATACGGCCTACCAGACCATGTGTCGCGATCGCAATGCCGAAGGGCGCACCATCATGCACACGGCCGTCAAGGCACTGGGCCGTCGCATGACCACGTCGCACACCAATTTCGTCTTCTTCGACACCGGGATGCCGGTGGAGAAGGTGCAGGCGGCCATGTTGTCGAAGGGCTTCATGATCGGGCGCGCCTTCCCGCCGTACAACACCTGGGCGCGCATCAGCATTGGCACTCCCGACGAAATGAAGCGCGTGGCCGCCGTGCTGCCGGAGATCATCAAGCCGGCAACAACCGGCCAGTAAGCGCGGGCAGCGCCGCTGGCATATGCGGGGCAATCGGCAGCGGCCGGTTGCCCCGTTGTGCTGCCGACAGGGGCAGGCTACTCGAGCACGCGCACGTGGTTGATGATCCCCTGCTTCACGTGATACACCACAGCCTTGTGTGACGTGGCATCATAGCCGTGCAGATTGAAGCCGTAGACATGTTCGTCGTTGATCACGTACTCCCCCACGCGGATGCTGTTCGTCACCGAGAGCCGCAGCTCCGGACTATTGTCGAACACCGTGGCGTAGAGCCCCCGCAGGGCCGCCTTGCCGTCAATGAGCTTGTGGTCAGTGGCATCCTCCACCACGACCTCCTGGGAAAAGCAGGCCAGAAAGGCTTCAAGATTGCGCGCGTTGTACGCGTCGATTTGTGCGGTGACCGGATCCATACGTTCCTTGGAGAGGAGTCTCACGTTTTCCATATGGTGGACGGCTTGAACACGCACGTGGTCACGACCAACACACGCGAGGAATACCCACCATGAACTCCGAAATTGCCGCGCAGTGTAGCTCTCGCCGCCCCACCTGCCACAGATTGTGGATATGCCTCTGTCCTTCCTGCCTCGCGTCGTGATTGCGCTGCTCACCGTGGCCGCAACGCCTCTGCACCCCACGTTGGTGCAGCCGCCCATCATCGCGCATGCCCGCTGGCAGGCGACTGCGCCCTTGGGGCACGGTGCCGACGCCGTACGGCGAAACGTGCGTGCCGGCGATACCCTGACTTTCAAATCGCTGCAGCTCGTGGTGTTGGGCACCAGTCGCAATGCAACGGATGGCCCCCTCGCCGACAGTGTGCGCCTGGCTCTTGCCCAAGGTTCCTCGCGCGAGACGCGCAGCATGCATGAGGGCGGCGCCTTCAACTGGGCAGGCTTTCACGTGGCCGTCGTGGCCGTCTACGGTCCTGGTGAACTGGGCGCCGGACTGGTGGCGCTGGAGATCGCCACGCAGTCGTCGCTGCCCCCCTCCGTGGCCACCAGCGATTCCGCGGGCGGTGCGAGCATGCGTCTTCGCATTCCGCACACGATTACGCACGTCACGCTGCACCACACGGGCGACGCGCGCCCCTTGCAGCCCACCGAAGACCCGGCGCAGCGCTTACGCAACCTGCAGGCGTGGGGCGCGCGCGAACGCAACTGGTGGGATGTGCCGTATCATTTTCTGCTCGACCTCGAAGGCGATGTGTACGAGGGACGCGACTGGCATTTCATGGGCGAAACCAATACGGCCTACAATCCCAGTGGTCATTTTCTGATCAGCATGATCGGCAACTATGATCAGCAGGAGCCCAGCAGCGCACAGCTGGCGGCCATTGCCGATCTCATGGCGTGGGCCATCCGTGAGAACGGATTGACGGTAGACGCCATTGGTGGCCACTACCACTATGCCAGCACTGGCTGTCCCGGCAAGTATCTGCGGCCGTACCTCGAGGATGGGACCATCAAGCGCATGGTGCAGGAGCGACTCACTCGCCGGTGAGTTCCCGCGACATGCACGGAAACCCACCGGCAACTGCCTCAATCCACGTGCACAACCACGCGCAGAAACGTGGCGGGAATGTGCGTGTGATCATCTCGGCCGCTGGCGTTCTGGGCGTCGAACAACGTGTCGAGTTCCTCCTGTAGCTGATCCCGCTTGCCTGATCCCTCTGCGGCAGCGAATGCATTCATGGTCGGCCCGTAATAGTCGCGGAACCGGGCCAGCATCTGCTTGGGCCCTTCGGGCAGCGTGAAGCTCCAGCGCTCGCGAGTGAAGGTCAGCTGTGACGATGCGACACCTGCTCGTGCGAAGCGCTCAGTGACCTGCTCCTCCACCCCCCACATCATCGGGCTGATGAAGCCTTCCGGTGGCGGCGGCGTGTAGGCAGCGCTGATTCGGAGAATCTGGGCAACGAGCGTGGGATCGCCGGGAATCCAGTTCCCCATCACGATGCGTCCACCGGGGCTGGTCACGCGGACCAACTCCGACGCGACATCGTGCGGACGCGGCGCAAACATGGCGCCGAAGACACTCACGCTCAGATCGAAGGCGTTGTCACCCAACGCGTCGAGCCGCGAGGCATCGCCGTGCTCGAAGCGCAGATTGTCGAGGCCATGCTCCCGGGCGCGGGCATTGCCGGCCTCCACGAGATTGCGGGCGATGTCTACCCCCAACACCCGAGCGGCGCGGCGGGCGAGCGGTATAGCGGTGGTCCCGTCACCACAGCCTACATCAAGCACCGCCATATCGGGGCGTACGCCCAGGGAGTCCACAAACTGCTCCCCGCTCTGCCGCATGCTTTCGGCAATGCGTGTGAAGTCTCCCTTCTCCCACAATTGCTGATTGGGATTCTGTGATGCTGTTTCCATGGCCGACTCCAGTAAGAGGTTCGACCGTAGGCTACCGGTGACGCGCCGGGCGCACATCCCACAAACGGGCCATGTCGTCAGCACAATTCGCATGGCCCGTCCGGGCCGCGAGGCTATGGCACAGGGATCCCCAATTGCAGCGTCGCCGCCACGGCTGCCGCACGCGACGAGACACCAAGTTTGCTGAAGGCATTGGCGACATGACGGTGCACCGTATGCTGACTGACGGCGAGACGCTCCGCGATCTGCCGGTTGGTCATCCCTGTTACCAGAAGCGCAAGCACGTCGCGTTCACGCGCCGTGATCGTCACCCCGAAGGCGGTGGTGAGTGGCTTGGACGGTGGCGGCAACCGCTCACGACGCTCCCGCGCCTGCTCCACCAGCGACGCGGCTCCCAGAACAGCGCCTATCTGGATGACCGCGTCACGCTCTGCCCTGGCGGCTTCGTCCTGGCCACAAGAGTCAAGCGCAACAGCCAGCGCCAGTTGCGTTCGCAGGGCGTCATAGCCCACTCCGGCTTGTTCGAAGGCGGCAATGGCCTGCTCCAGCACGGCGACGGCCGCGGTTGGCGATCCCGTGAGCATCAAGGCCACACCGCGGGCCAGGCCGGCGCTCCCCAGCAGCGCCGGAGCACCGACCTCGGCGGCCAAGGTCTCCAGTTCCTGCAATTCCTGCTCTGCAACTCTGGGAGAGGTACCAGTGGCCACCGCCAACGTCACCAGCTCCAACGCCGCAGCGCGCGCCGTATGGTCGCCACGGCTTACCCGACGCAGGAAGCGGCGCCCATGGCGCTCCGCCTCGGCGTTCTGCCCTCGCTCCAGCGCGATAGCCCCAAGCCCCAACCAGGCGGTGGGAGAGGCCGCCACGCGCTCGAAGAGCATCGTCGCCTCATCCAGCCTCCCCTGCCGACGCCGCAGCTCGGCGAGCTGCAGAATGCCCAACCCAATCCATCCGGGGCGCATCGTCTCGAGTTCGGTAATCGCCGACGACACCTCCTGCTCCGCATCGTGCCAACGGCCACTGGCAATAAGCACTCCCGCATACTGCGTACGGCACACCGCAAACAGCGGTGGATGGTCCCACGCCCGACAGTACTCTCGCACACGATGGCACCACTGCTCCGCGCGTTCGAAATCGCGCACGAGCTCACACGCTGAAATGAGATGACAACAGGTCACCCCGGCCTGACTGCGATCGTCGAAATCACCGGAGACCACCGCTGCGGTTGCCTCATCGAGCAGCTGCATCCCCAACGCAACACGTCCCGCGGCGACGAGGGCCAACCCCTCGAGCGACAGCGCTGTGTATTCGAGATCGACATCCCCGTGCCGTCGGCCCAACGCGGCGGCCGCGCTGGCGCCCGCAGCGGCGGCCAGAGCGTCACGCGCCAGCAACGCATCGGCCTCACGCATTTGCAACCATCCGAACTCGGCACAATCAGGATGGGATTCGAGAAGCCGCCGGGCACGCCGCAGCCAACCAGAGGCGACGGCCGGCTCTCCGCGAAATGCCCGGTAGTCCCAGTCGAGCCACACCGCCACACGCGCCGCGCGCTGCAGAGCGCCCGCATCGACATACAACCGAAAGGCGCGCTCGCGCGACGCGAAGAGGGTATCGATGTCACTGAGCCACCAGCACGCCAATCCGAGCAGTTCCAGTGCCTCGGCGGTTTCGCCCTGCGCCAGCGACCGCTGCGCGGCGGTTTGTGCACGCGCCCACTCGCCGCGCTGGATAGCCTCCTGGGCCTCGCGAAGCGCAGCGGCTCCGATCTCATCCATCGATCACGTTCGTTTGCGGGCTCATGCTGGAATGTCGGCCCGGGCCCGCCTCGCGACAAGCGCCGCGTGGAGATCCAGAGGCCAACCGCTCAACGGAATCGCCTCCACGCTCCGTGTGATGGATGATGTTTGATCAAGACGGATGGCGACGTTTGCCGCGCGCTGGTTCAGCGAATGGGGAAGCGATACGCCACTCCCGCCCGGAGCGACGTCCCTCCGATTGTCTGACCGGAGATCCTGTTGGTCACGCGCACGGCGACATCAATGTCCACCCGTTCCCGGGGAACACGGAGCGAGGCTACTACGCCGTTGCCAGCGCCAAGCATCACGCGGGTGGCGTACACTCCGGGGGTGTAGCCGAGACCGAAATACGAGAAGTCTCCGGTCGTTCCGTACCAGCGACCATCGGTGGCGTGGGCCTCGGCGAACAGGCCGCCACGAGTGCCGTAGCGTAGCGTGCCGGTGGGAATCACCCCCGAACGACGCTCGCCGTTCCGTGAGAAATTCCCGCTCAACACACTGAGTTCCAGCTCCGCCTCGGGGGAGGCCACCAACCCCATGAGACCACCTCCCGTCATCGAGATCTTTTCTTCCGGGGGCGTTGTGACGACGCCCGAACCCAGGTAGTCCAGCCGGTCACGGCCAGTGAGCACCACCCCCTGCACCTCCACACGATTGTTGCTCGGTGTCGTGCGACGGAAGCCAAGACTTCCCCACCCGGCGACGGTGCTTCGCTCGGCACGCGTGTAGCGCGTGGCCGGAGCACACATGTCCGGGGATTCGTTGGGCTGACTGCCTACCACGACCGACATGGGTACGCCCCAGATGGCACCACCGGCGAGGATCTCGGTCCGCCGCTCGCGCTGCTTTATGCTGTCACTGGGTTGCATCAGTAGAAACGCGCCGAGCGACGGCAGCGTGGCACCCGGCCACCACAAGCGGGAGCGATGCCGTTGCTGTAGCAGCAGTGAGGTGCCCAGCACCACAACAAGAGCCAGCAGGATGGCGCGCTCCAGCAGGGTGAATTGCGTTGGGGCCAGTCCTATCGCCGCCACGACCGCAGTCCCAATGCCCAGCGCAGTCCATTCAGTGCCGGTCAAACGAACGCGCCATAGGGTGAACCGAATGCCGCTGGCGTATCGGTGCCAGAGCACCACGGCGATTGCGATGGCGCCTAGAGACCATTGGACCGGATTGAGTCCGGCCACGGTGCTGCGTCCATCACGCCAAAACTCTGTGGCTATGCGCAGGCTGGCGTAGCCCAGTACTCCCAGTCGGAACGTGCTGCCATCGCGAGCGGCTGAACCACGACGCACGAGCCACGTCATGAGCAGCACATCGCCCAGCATTTCGTAAAGCTGGACGGGGTGCACCGCGTGCTCTTCGCCGTCATAGTGCACACCCCACGGGAGCGAGGTGGCAACGCCTTTGCAGCATCCGGCGAGAAAGCAGCCCACCCGTCCAACGGCCATCCCGGCGAGTGTTGGCACCGTCAGTGTGTCCAGCGTGCGCGTCACGCCAAATCCGTAGGCACGTGCCAACACCACGACCATGAGCACGCCGGCGACGATGCCGCCGAGGTTGCTCTTCTTGCCTGGCTCCGGTGTGGACAGGTCGAGAAAGATGTACTTGGAACCGATGAGGCTCGCTATTGCGGCGGCAATGATGAGCAGGCGCCAGGAATCCGTAGCGAAGTGCTCACGGTCGCCAGCCCGAAGCGCCAGCACGACACCCGTAACCACGGCTGCAACCAGCGCCACATTGTACGGGCCAGCGAAGACCGCATTGAGAAGGGACATGGTGTGCCTCGGCTGAAGGGGGCGCGGCGCCCAGTCGGCGCCACGCCTCTCTACAGTGCGAAACGCACGCGATCACGACCATACGTCGTGCGACGTAATCGCATCAGCACATCAGGATGTGCTACTCGGGTACTCGACGTCGCAAGAATATCAGCCAGTCAATCGTGAAGGCCGCCGCGATCCCGGCGGCGTAGGCGAGCAGGTCACGCGCATCGAAGTCGCTCCCCAGGACCAGATGGCCCAGCGGGTGCGAGCGCACCGCCAGCAGCCAATCCCATCGCCACCGCTGTGAGAACTCCACCAGCCAACAGATCGCGACGGCCGAGCCTGCGCGGTGTGTACGGGCCGCGCGAGGGGCCACCACGCTGAGCAGCCACATGATCATGGTGGCCCAGAGCACGTCACCTACGACATCGCGCCAGAGCGGAGGCAGTGGCAGCACGCCGCGGTGGACCAGCAGGCCGACCACCACGGTGGCGAGGGCCGCGACGACATAGCCAGCCCGGCGGGTCATTGGGGCGAGAGATCGCCTGAGGAACGCCACATTCCATGGAGTATAGGGGTCCGGCGGCCCGGCGAGGTTGCAGCATGAAGCAATTGTCATACATTACGCCAGCCTCATTAGGATTGCTTCACCATTCTGGAGTTTGGCATGAATACGTTTTTTCGCGCCCCGCGACGCCGTGGTCTGGCGCGCCGGAACCGGCGGGGGGCCACCCTGGTTCTCGTCGCCCTCTTTTCCGTGGTTATTGTCGGGCTGGCGGCCTTCGCGATCGACGTCAGTCGCCTGTACGTGGGAGTGAACGAGCTGCAGACCGGGGCCGACGCCACGGCGCTGAACGGCGCCATGCAATTGCAGCGCGATCCAGCAGCCGATGGGCGGAGCACCACGGCGACATTTGGCGGCAACAATCAGGTCATGGGGATGCCGCTGTCGCTGACCACCAGCCATGTCGAGAGCGGCGTCTGGAATCCCGGCACCCGGGTCTTTACACCCCAGTCCTGGACCAACAGCACCACCAACGCTGTCCGGGTGTCGGCCAACAGCACGGGACGTTTGCTTTTTGGTGGCGTGTTGTCGCGAACCAACGTCGCTCCCACGCGTCGTGCCATTGCGTGGGTGGCCAATGTCACCGGGGTTGATTGCATCAAGCCGTGGGGCATTTCCCGGTCGTTGCTGGAAGCGCGCCATGGCATAGATCTCACCACGCAGGCCGGTGTGAACACGCTGCGGACGTTGCTCAACACGACCACCGGGCCGGCACAACTCACTGTGGTGTTGAGCCCGAATGTGAATGCGGGCACCGGTGGTGGTGGCAACTCGAATGGGAACGGCAACAACGGCAACAACGGCAACAACGGAAACAATGGCAACAACGGCAATGGCGGCAATGGAGGCGGGGGGCCCACGGTGACGGCGCCGACCGACAGCTACCAGGCAATTACCGGCGACGCCAATGCGTCTCCCAACTCCTATGAGGCCTTGATCACGGGCACCGGCTGCGGCAATAACGTGGCGGAGTTTCCGGTCAGCACGGTGTTCCAGCAGCCGGGGCAGGGGAATCAGGTGGCACAGCGCGCCGATGCCATTGTCCGCCAAACGGCCATGGAAAGTGGCCCCTGCAAGAAGGGGCCAACCGCGCGGGACGCCACCTGCTATGACCCCAGCCTGACAGGCTTCGTGGCGGGGCCCACGATCATCGTGCCGCTCACGATGCCTGCCGCACAGCCCAATCGCACGCAGATCGCCATGCTCACGAAGTTCCGGCTCATGTGCGCGTTCACTGATGATCCGCCAGGGAACCCCCTCGGCCCTTCACCCGAAAACTGTCCGTGGCTGCAGACCATTGGCCAGACCCCCACCGGCTACCGGCGCGGCACGATTGTCGGGTACCCGGTTTCCGGGCCCATGGAGCTCGGCAACGGCACCGTGCTGGGCAACACGATCAGCGTTGGCCAACGGCTCATTCTGGTGCAGTAACCGCCGGTCGCGCGGCGCCGCGGTGGAGGGACCGTCTACAACTGCCCGGTACTGCCCCACTGCGCCAGCTTGGCCTGGTAGGCCGGGTCGTCGTAGCGCGCCAGCAGAAACGACGAGGCCAATGGCGGCACCGCTGCGCCGGCAATCTGCTGTGCCAGCAACTCTGCAGCAGCCGGTGCGGCCATGAGCCCGAAGCCGGAGAACGCGGCACACACATACGCGCCCGGCACGCCCATGGGGCCAATGAGCGGGCGGTTCTCCGCGGTCTTGGTGTAATACCCACCATCCACGTACGCGTGGGGTAGCCGTTCCAGATACCCGGCCAGCGCGGGCACCAGCTTGGTCATGCCGCGCAACACCACTTCGGGATAGAAGGGATCGTCGGGAAGCGGAAACTCGGGCGTATCAAAACGATGCGCGCTGTGATAGTCCCACAACATCAGCACCGTGGTGGAGCGGCCATACCCTTCCGGTCGCAGGTGAATCCCCGCCGGCAGTGGTTCGGTCAACCAGCGTGTGCTGTCGTCGGCCGCCAGTTCAGCCTGTTCCTCCGCACTCCACTCCAGCGACTGCGCATCGTCGAGAATGACCAGCCCCGTGTTGCGATCCACGGCGCCCTGCGGGTCTTCAATGGCAATCTTGTAGTGGGCTTCGCTGAACAGCGGCAGCGTCACCCCGAGCAGTTCGCCCACCGACTTGGCGTATGGCCCGGCGGCGTTCACGAACACCGGCGTCGCAATGGCATGTGTCTGCCCGTCGGCCCCCTGCACCTGCACACCAGCCACACGGCCTTCCGGATAGTCAACCGCTGTCACGCGACCACTCAGCAACTCCACGCCGGCGTCACGCGCCTGCTCCAGCAGCATCATGCCCAGCTGCTGTCCGCTGAACCACCCGCATCGTCGTGCGTGCAGCACCGCACAGATCTCCGGCGACAGCCACGGGAAGTGGGTGCGAATGGCCTCGCGATCGAGGAAGAGATCTGCCCCCGCCGGATGATCGCGCCAGCCGCTATGCGACGACGGCACATAGGCTGCCGCGTCCTGGCGTGAGCGATAGATCCGCACGTCGCCCGCGCCCTGCGCACTGGCGAGCGCGGCATCTGCTTCAAACTCCGCGGCGCGCTCAGCCCGGGTCGTGGTGTAGAGATAGCCCCGCCGGTTGAGCAGAAACCGGTTGTCGCTGGCGTCAGCCCACCGCTCAAGCAAATCGATACTGCGGTTGATGAGCTGTACCATGGCATCATCAGGGCCGGGCCACCAGTTGCGATACGCCTCCGTGCTCTTGTCGCTGGTCAGCGTCAGCGGGGCCAGATCATCAACCACGAGCACGCGCAGCCCGTGTGTGACACTTAGCGCGTGCGCCACGGCAATGCCGGCAATGCCCGCTCCACAAATCACGGCGTCGGTACGCATGACCGTTGGCACGGAGGGCGCCGCCCCGCTCATACGCGGGCGCCGGCGTTTACGCCATGCGCCCACAGCGCACGTTCCACCATGGTGGCGTGCCACCCTTCTCCCAGTGCCACCGCACGCTGAATGAGTGCCAGCGCGTACTTGCGATAGTACACGGCAGTCCAGGCAATCTGCCCCATGCCATCGACATGCGGTGCCACCTGTCCGGTGACAATTTCGTCGAAGAACGGGAAACGCTCTGGCATCATGACCGCGAGCACCGCCGACGCCGTGGCCGGACCCACACCTCCCAGCGTGACCACGGCGGCCAATGCCTTGGGTGGAGTGTCCAGCAACGCCGACGCCGTGCGCGTGGCGTCTTCGACCGCGCCCGGCGGATTGTTCTTCACCAGCACCAGATTGGGCGCGCGCCAGACACCGCGCAGCATCTTCCACTCGGTAATCCGCACCATCTCGTCGTGCGTCACGTAGCCGGGCGACCGCGCAGCCATCACGGCTGGCAACTCATGCCGGTACCACTGATCGTGCTCCGGCAGCTTCCGGTTGGCCAATGCCGCAATGGCCTGATCATAGCCATCAAGCGCTTCGCGCCATGCCGACAGATTGGACGAGCGCCAGAGCGGGAGTTTTGCGAGGTCGGTCATGGGGTGCAAACTACCGCGAATACGGGTTGGGGGTACTGGCTGGGATTACGATGACGGAAAGGCAGGGAGCAACGGCTGGCGGGACCACAACAGCAGGGCGCCCTGCGGGCGCGACAACAGCATGAGTTACTGCATGACAACTGCATGACAAAAAGCGGTGTGACCGCGGGGCTCCGAAATTCCTGAACGCCCCCGCTGTTTCATGCTGTTGTCATGCTGTAAGTCATGCAGTTGCCATTCCCTGCCGTTGCCATTCCCGGCCGTTGTCATTGCCGGCAGTTGTCATTCCCCAGCCTGCCCAATTGCGACGTCCTACGGCACCTTCAGCACATCCACGCGCGACACCGCCCAGGTACCACTGCGTCGGGCCACGGTCACACGCCACGCTGAACGACAGAGCTCTCCGCACGCTCGACCCACATACACGATGGCCGAGTCCTGGAACATGCGCGGCTTGACTACCTCGACCACGCCGGCGTTGCCTGGATGATCGGCGAACCACGCGTCCCACCCCTTGGGATGGTCACGAAAAAAACGCTCCATTTCGCCCAGCGTGATGCGTTCCACCAGAAACGGCAAACCGAAGGCGGTGGTGTCTACCACTTGCAGCGCCAGCGTATCGTGATGATCCCAGGGCCCGCCAAACGCTGACAGCGTTGGGGACTGCTGGCGCGGGTCGTGCCACACCGTGATGACCTGCGCCTGTTCGCGCCGGGAAAACAGCTCCAGGAGCGTGGCCTTGAGCACGGCCCGTTCGGAGGGGTAGTCCCGTCCCGGCCCACAGGCGGAGACGGACACCAGCAGCAGGAGTGCGATGTACCGCCAGCGCATCACCGTACGCCTGCCACAACGCGCGGGAACTGATCGGTAGTGGGCTGGAATGTGCGCCAGCTGTGCCAGAACTCCTGGCTCGCATTGATGGGGACCAGCGCGCCCGCCGGCCCTTTGCCATTGAAGGCATAGCGTGTGGAAGGACCAGCACGCATCACCACCAGCGAGTCGCCATCAAGCGTGAACTCGGTGGCGGCAGTAGGACGCGCGAACGCGAAGAAGCTCACACTGTCGCTGGCCAGTGCCAGCACCACGGGTGTGTCTCCCACGATATCGTTGATCACCCGCACGCGCTCCAGATGGTTCCAATCGTAGGCGCGACTGACGCCGTTGAGCGTAATCCCCACCACCCACGATTTCTCTCGCCACGACGCGGTGTCGGTACCGGTGAGTGCCTTGCGACTGGTTCCTCGTTCGTAGGCGTAGTCCTTGGCGTATTCACTGGTGAAGGTACTATCGGCCTGCATGATCAACGAATGGGGATACAGCTGCAGCCATTGGCGCAGCGACACCTGGCGACTGGGGAGTTCGGGCATTGCCGTACCGGTGAGCGGACCGGCCACCGCCTCTCCGTTGGCCTGACGCCACCAACTGCCGGTGCGCACGTCTTCGAGCATGGCGTTGAAGTGATCCATGCCCACCAGACGGAACTGCTCCACCTGCCCGTTCACGATGGGGCGAAACACTCGACCGGTGCGGCACACGGTGCAGTAACTCACCAGCACGTCCTGACCGCCAACGGTATCCCGCACCTGATGATGGTAACCAATGAACTGCAGCGGATACGCGCGCGCCTGGCCATTGTGTTCGAAACCCACTACCAGACGGTCCGTAGCCACCGTATTGCGAGCTGCTGGCTCCATGCGCATGACCGTGGGTGGCAGGAACATCGCGTCAGCCGCCATGCGGAAGTTGAACATGTACGTCACGCCGCTCACCACCAGCGCCGTCACGCCCACCAGAATGCGCTGTCGCCCGCCGACCCGCAGGGCAGCGGTTACTCCTGCCAGCATCAGCACGCCGGCTACGGCGCGCACAGCCCAACGCAGGGAGTACAAGGTGTACGCCAACTCCAGACTGCGGGTGCGTTGACTGCCCGGCAACGGCATGATGAAATACACGTTGGCAAATTCGAACAGCATGAGAAGCGCGGCGCCACTGTACAACAACCACCGGCGGGAGTCACGATCGGTCAACATAAGTCGTTCAAGAGATAGGTTGGCGCGTGTGCCCCTGCGGCCAGCGCCTGCGCTGCCGTGGTTACGCCGGTAAGTACGATGGCGCTGGCAAGACCCACCGCGGCCGCACCGGCAATGTCGGTGTGCAAGGTGTCTCCCAGCATCACCGCATGACGGGTACCTACCATGGACAACGCCGTTGCAAAGTGGCGGGACGCCGGTTTGCCCAAGACTTCAAACGTGGGGGCCTCATCACCCAGCAGCAATTGCAGGGCGCGTTCCAGCATCCCCGCCAGCGAGCCAGCTGTGAGCCCAAAGGTGCCGGCCCCCGACGGATACACGAGATCGGGGTTGGCCAGCAGCAGCACCGTTCGCTGGCCGCGGGCGTGCGCGGCGAGAATCATGCTCAGCGTGGCGTCCAGGGTACCCAGCGTATCAAAGCCGCCTTCGTCGGCGATCACCACCGCATCCGCCGGGTCGGCCACGTCGGGGTCCACTACGGTGGCACCAATCTGCCGGGCATAGTTGGCCGAATCGCCGGTGCCCAGCACCACCACGCGCCGTCCGCGCATCCCCTGTTCGTCGAGCGCTGGCGCAATGAGCATCCCGGAGCTGAGCACATGTTCCGGTTGCACCGGAATGCCCAATCGTGTGAAGCGCGCCGAGGCCCGATGCGGCGAGCGCGACGCATCGTTGGTGACCACCAGAAACGGCTGCCCACGATCAATGAGATGCTGCACCGCCTCAGCCGCTCCGGGCAGGGCGCCCGATGCATTCACCAGCACGCCATACGCATCAAACAGGA contains the following coding sequences:
- a CDS encoding helix-turn-helix transcriptional regulator, which codes for MDEIGAAALREAQEAIQRGEWARAQTAAQRSLAQGETAEALELLGLACWWLSDIDTLFASRERAFRLYVDAGALQRAARVAVWLDWDYRAFRGEPAVASGWLRRARRLLESHPDCAEFGWLQMREADALLARDALAAAAGASAAAALGRRHGDVDLEYTALSLEGLALVAAGRVALGMQLLDEATAAVVSGDFDDRSQAGVTCCHLISACELVRDFERAEQWCHRVREYCRAWDHPPLFAVCRTQYAGVLIASGRWHDAEQEVSSAITELETMRPGWIGLGILQLAELRRRQGRLDEATMLFERVAASPTAWLGLGAIALERGQNAEAERHGRRFLRRVSRGDHTARAAALELVTLAVATGTSPRVAEQELQELETLAAEVGAPALLGSAGLARGVALMLTGSPTAAVAVLEQAIAAFEQAGVGYDALRTQLALAVALDSCGQDEAARAERDAVIQIGAVLGAASLVEQARERRERLPPPSKPLTTAFGVTITARERDVLALLVTGMTNRQIAERLAVSQHTVHRHVANAFSKLGVSSRAAAVAATLQLGIPVP
- a CDS encoding prolipoprotein diacylglyceryl transferase; this encodes MSLLNAVFAGPYNVALVAAVVTGVVLALRAGDREHFATDSWRLLIIAAAIASLIGSKYIFLDLSTPEPGKKSNLGGIVAGVLMVVVLARAYGFGVTRTLDTLTVPTLAGMAVGRVGCFLAGCCKGVATSLPWGVHYDGEEHAVHPVQLYEMLGDVLLMTWLVRRGSAARDGSTFRLGVLGYASLRIATEFWRDGRSTVAGLNPVQWSLGAIAIAVVLWHRYASGIRFTLWRVRLTGTEWTALGIGTAVVAAIGLAPTQFTLLERAILLALVVVLGTSLLLQQRHRSRLWWPGATLPSLGAFLLMQPSDSIKQRERRTEILAGGAIWGVPMSVVVGSQPNESPDMCAPATRYTRAERSTVAGWGSLGFRRTTPSNNRVEVQGVVLTGRDRLDYLGSGVVTTPPEEKISMTGGGLMGLVASPEAELELSVLSGNFSRNGERRSGVIPTGTLRYGTRGGLFAEAHATDGRWYGTTGDFSYFGLGYTPGVYATRVMLGAGNGVVASLRVPRERVDIDVAVRVTNRISGQTIGGTSLRAGVAYRFPIR
- a CDS encoding N-acetylmuramoyl-L-alanine amidase; amino-acid sequence: MPLSFLPRVVIALLTVAATPLHPTLVQPPIIAHARWQATAPLGHGADAVRRNVRAGDTLTFKSLQLVVLGTSRNATDGPLADSVRLALAQGSSRETRSMHEGGAFNWAGFHVAVVAVYGPGELGAGLVALEIATQSSLPPSVATSDSAGGASMRLRIPHTITHVTLHHTGDARPLQPTEDPAQRLRNLQAWGARERNWWDVPYHFLLDLEGDVYEGRDWHFMGETNTAYNPSGHFLISMIGNYDQQEPSSAQLAAIADLMAWAIRENGLTVDAIGGHYHYASTGCPGKYLRPYLEDGTIKRMVQERLTRR
- a CDS encoding nuclear transport factor 2 family protein translates to MRLLSKERMDPVTAQIDAYNARNLEAFLACFSQEVVVEDATDHKLIDGKAALRGLYATVFDNSPELRLSVTNSIRVGEYVINDEHVYGFNLHGYDATSHKAVVYHVKQGIINHVRVLE
- a CDS encoding pyridoxal phosphate-dependent aminotransferase produces the protein MTLRPSSPLSRRQWLKSSGLVAGGAIATQSLSPALLPALEAPMGAPAVVNGQTTLDGFLALEREIEAMRRAEGPIRLASNENPYGMAPSAKQAIMDMWKEHAWYGAAAVPALRKIFAQQVGVPEDYVLVTAGSGDVLSIVSLAYAMQGGEVLTPWPTYEGLPRYAESLGARVHKVALDGNLAHDLEAMDRRHVQNVDLVFVCNPNNPTGTLTDATKLRSFVSNASRKSVVLVDEAYHDFVTDPGYTSMIDLVKAGENVIISRTASKIHGLAGLRTGFAIARPDIIARLQPCVTSFPGVFGARAAAASLQDTAYQTMCRDRNAEGRTIMHTAVKALGRRMTTSHTNFVFFDTGMPVEKVQAAMLSKGFMIGRAFPPYNTWARISIGTPDEMKRVAAVLPEIIKPATTGQ
- a CDS encoding class I SAM-dependent methyltransferase encodes the protein METASQNPNQQLWEKGDFTRIAESMRQSGEQFVDSLGVRPDMAVLDVGCGDGTTAIPLARRAARVLGVDIARNLVEAGNARAREHGLDNLRFEHGDASRLDALGDNAFDLSVSVFGAMFAPRPHDVASELVRVTSPGGRIVMGNWIPGDPTLVAQILRISAAYTPPPPEGFISPMMWGVEEQVTERFARAGVASSQLTFTRERWSFTLPEGPKQMLARFRDYYGPTMNAFAAAEGSGKRDQLQEELDTLFDAQNASGRDDHTHIPATFLRVVVHVD